From a region of the Zingiber officinale cultivar Zhangliang chromosome 4B, Zo_v1.1, whole genome shotgun sequence genome:
- the LOC121977052 gene encoding uncharacterized protein LOC121977052: MSKGRSPEPIDFFIWTVEDVGLWLEEINLGSYRQVFEENGVNGEYLESLSMFTTEQILRFIRRCHMKWGDFITLCKELRRIKVACLRGEQEVRKPWWAPPCLSMVFVKMAKRNRQSRVVSLKLEP, encoded by the exons ATGAGCAAGGGCCGGTCTCCGGAGCCCATAGATTTCTTCATCTGGACGGTAGAG GATGTTGGATTATGGCTCGAAGAGATAAATCTTGGTAGCTACCGACAAGTTTTTGAAGAAAATGGAGTAAATGGTGAATACTTAGAAAGTTTATCCATGTTTACTACAGAGCAAATTCTCCGATTTATCAGGCGCTGCCACATGAAGTGGGGCGACTTTATAACTCTATGCAAGGAGTTAAGGCGCATAAAAG TTGCATGCCTAAGAGGGGAACAAGAAGTGCGCAAGCCATGGTGGGCGCCGCCTTGCTTGTCGATGGTATTTGTAAAGATGGCCAAGCGCAATCGGCAATCCCGGGTCGTCTCTCTGAAGCTAGAGCCCTGA